A part of Tardiphaga sp. vice304 genomic DNA contains:
- a CDS encoding NAD-dependent epimerase/dehydratase family protein, whose product MHILVFGGTGFVGLNIAATMLARGHAVTLYDRAGLPPAAQRAFAVHGDRLRVLQGDVLDRAAVEAAIGAAVDVIVMGAAITASAERDAADPETILQVNLLAQVPILVAARRAGVRRVINLSSAGAYGATAFRHALLDEDMPCDPVSLYAITKFASERVAARLAALWSFDLISVRLSGVFGPWERATGVRDTLSPQVQILDALQQRREALLARPGVRDWVYAPDVADAVALLAEAPKLQHALYNISSGREWSALQWGEAQAALHPGFICRLASDGETPTINLHSDTDRAPLSVARLAQEFGWRAKFGCADSATDLTTWSVTHQEGS is encoded by the coding sequence ATGCACATTCTGGTTTTCGGCGGCACCGGCTTTGTCGGTCTCAATATCGCAGCCACGATGCTCGCCCGCGGCCATGCCGTCACGCTGTATGACCGCGCCGGGCTGCCGCCGGCGGCGCAGCGCGCCTTTGCCGTCCATGGCGATCGGCTGAGGGTGCTGCAGGGCGACGTGCTCGACCGCGCGGCGGTGGAGGCGGCGATCGGCGCCGCCGTCGATGTGATCGTGATGGGGGCGGCGATCACCGCCAGCGCCGAACGCGATGCGGCCGACCCCGAGACGATTCTGCAGGTCAACCTGCTGGCGCAGGTGCCTATCCTCGTGGCAGCGCGACGTGCCGGCGTGCGGCGCGTCATCAACCTTTCGTCGGCCGGCGCCTATGGCGCAACCGCCTTTCGCCACGCGCTGCTCGACGAAGACATGCCCTGCGATCCCGTGTCGCTCTACGCCATCACGAAATTCGCCTCCGAGCGCGTCGCCGCACGGCTCGCGGCGCTGTGGTCGTTCGACCTCATCAGCGTCCGCCTCAGCGGCGTGTTCGGCCCGTGGGAGCGCGCCACCGGCGTGCGCGATACGCTGAGCCCACAGGTGCAGATTCTCGACGCGCTGCAGCAACGCCGCGAAGCGCTGCTGGCGCGCCCCGGCGTGCGCGACTGGGTCTATGCGCCGGATGTCGCCGACGCGGTGGCGCTGCTGGCCGAAGCGCCGAAGCTGCAGCATGCGCTCTACAATATTTCCAGCGGCCGGGAATGGTCGGCGCTGCAATGGGGCGAGGCGCAGGCGGCGCTGCATCCCGGCTTCATTTGCCGGCTTGCCAGCGACGGCGAGACGCCTACCATTAATCTGCACAGCGACACCGACCGCGCGCCGCTGTCGGTGGCGCGGCTGGCACAGGAATTCGGCTGGCGCGCGAAATTCGGTTGCGCCGATTCCGCCACCGATCTCACGACGTGGTCGGTGACCCATCAGGAAGGAAGCTGA
- a CDS encoding NAD(P)-binding domain-containing protein: MTDALTALEARVRDDLYKTAHPNMPWLKPKQGANGQPALDVLVVGAGQSGLAIGFGLLRSQVTNFVVLDKAEEGQEGPWLTYARMPTLRSPKHFTGPDLDIPSLTYQSWHEASFGRANWEQLDRIPRGHWFDYLTWFRRMVDVPVRNGCDVLDIAPAENGLLAAIVQSASGTETLYARKIVLATGQEGMGNWIMPEPLRHLPSSLCVTGNQPVDFAALRGKRVVVIGAGASAFDNAATALEAGAEVHLLCRRAEVQTVQPYHWLTFRGFLRHFSDLDDAWRWRFMKTVLEMREGFPQPTWDRCARHAGFHLHEGSPVESARQVGDAVALQTPTGVYEADFVICGTGIAMDFAGRRELQNCAGNIARWNDRYLPPEDERNARLGEFPYLADDYALTERVKGATPWIADIHLFAIASSMSFGASGSSINAMTTAVPKLVQGLTRGFFRADIEDHWCSFQAYDVKQAKMTRPA; this comes from the coding sequence ATGACCGACGCGCTCACCGCCCTCGAAGCACGGGTGCGCGACGATCTGTACAAGACCGCGCATCCCAACATGCCCTGGCTGAAGCCGAAGCAGGGCGCCAACGGCCAGCCCGCGCTCGATGTGCTGGTGGTCGGCGCCGGCCAGTCGGGCCTCGCCATCGGCTTCGGCCTGCTGCGCTCGCAGGTCACCAATTTCGTCGTGCTGGACAAGGCCGAGGAAGGCCAGGAGGGCCCGTGGCTGACTTACGCCCGGATGCCGACGCTGCGTAGCCCGAAGCATTTCACCGGCCCCGATCTGGATATTCCGAGCCTGACCTATCAGTCCTGGCACGAAGCCTCGTTCGGCAGAGCGAATTGGGAGCAACTCGACCGCATCCCGCGCGGCCACTGGTTCGACTATCTCACGTGGTTCAGGCGCATGGTCGATGTCCCGGTGCGCAACGGCTGCGACGTACTCGACATCGCGCCGGCCGAAAACGGGCTGCTCGCGGCCATCGTGCAAAGCGCCAGCGGCACCGAAACGCTTTATGCGCGAAAAATCGTGCTGGCGACCGGGCAGGAGGGCATGGGTAACTGGATCATGCCGGAGCCGCTTCGCCATCTGCCGTCGTCGCTGTGCGTGACCGGCAACCAGCCCGTGGACTTCGCCGCATTGCGTGGCAAGCGTGTGGTCGTGATCGGCGCCGGGGCATCCGCCTTCGACAATGCCGCCACCGCGCTGGAAGCCGGCGCCGAAGTGCATCTGCTGTGCCGGCGTGCCGAAGTGCAGACCGTGCAGCCGTATCACTGGCTGACCTTCCGCGGCTTCCTGCGGCATTTCAGCGATCTCGACGACGCCTGGCGCTGGCGCTTCATGAAGACCGTGCTGGAGATGCGCGAGGGTTTTCCGCAGCCGACCTGGGACCGTTGCGCGCGCCACGCCGGCTTTCATCTGCACGAGGGCTCGCCCGTCGAATCGGCGCGGCAGGTCGGCGACGCGGTTGCGCTGCAAACTCCGACCGGGGTTTACGAGGCAGACTTCGTGATCTGCGGCACCGGCATCGCGATGGATTTCGCCGGGCGGCGCGAGCTGCAGAACTGCGCCGGTAATATCGCCAGATGGAATGATCGCTACCTGCCGCCGGAAGATGAGCGCAACGCGCGCCTCGGTGAATTTCCGTATCTCGCCGACGATTACGCGCTGACCGAACGCGTCAAGGGCGCAACGCCGTGGATCGCCGACATCCATCTGTTCGCAATTGCGTCGAGCATGAGCTTCGGGGCGTCCGGCTCGTCGATCAACGCCATGACCACCGCCGTACCCAAACTGGTCCAAGGCTTGACGCGCGGATTTTTTCGAGCCGATATCGAGGATCACTGGTGCTCGTTTCAGGCCTATGACGTGAAGCAGGCCAAGATGACAAGGCCCGCTTGA
- a CDS encoding SDR family oxidoreductase produces the protein MRLQGRTAIVTGGGSGIGRASALLFAREGAVVAVVDRDEAMLQETVAEIRDAGGTASLHVGDVGDGDYAQATVDYVVGQHGRLDILMTSAGFSVGGTVLTTSPADWDAVFRTNVGGTWLWARAAIPQMQKQGKGSIVTVASQLAIAGGKGNAAYIASKGAIISLTQTMAVDFATDGIRVNAIAPGAIDTPLLRRSFARHADPDPVREASRNRHAMKRFGEAVEVAEAALFLASDASSFTTGTVLPVDGGWLAA, from the coding sequence ATGAGACTGCAGGGACGCACGGCGATCGTCACCGGCGGCGGCTCCGGCATCGGCCGCGCCAGCGCGCTGTTGTTCGCGCGCGAAGGCGCTGTCGTCGCCGTGGTCGATCGTGACGAGGCGATGTTGCAGGAAACCGTCGCGGAGATCCGCGACGCCGGCGGCACCGCCTCGCTGCATGTCGGCGACGTCGGCGATGGCGATTACGCGCAGGCCACCGTCGATTACGTCGTCGGGCAGCACGGCCGGCTCGACATTCTCATGACTTCGGCCGGCTTCTCGGTCGGCGGCACCGTGCTGACCACCTCGCCGGCAGACTGGGACGCGGTATTCCGCACCAATGTCGGCGGCACCTGGCTGTGGGCGCGCGCGGCGATCCCGCAGATGCAGAAGCAGGGCAAGGGTTCGATCGTCACCGTGGCCTCGCAACTGGCGATCGCCGGCGGCAAGGGCAACGCGGCCTATATTGCCTCCAAGGGCGCGATCATCAGCCTGACCCAGACGATGGCGGTGGATTTTGCGACCGACGGCATTCGCGTCAACGCGATTGCGCCCGGCGCCATCGACACCCCGCTGCTGCGCCGCAGCTTCGCGCGCCACGCCGATCCCGATCCGGTCCGCGAAGCCTCGCGCAATCGCCACGCCATGAAGCGATTCGGCGAGGCGGTGGAAGTCGCCGAGGCCGCGTTGTTCCTGGCGAGCGACGCATCGTCCTTCACCACCGGCACGGTGCTACCCGTCGATGGCGGCTGGCTCGCGGCATGA